A genomic segment from Necator americanus strain Aroian chromosome III, whole genome shotgun sequence encodes:
- a CDS encoding hypothetical protein (NECATOR_CHRIII.G9767.T2) — protein MAHPTDAPIPVPYTTKLGQPLLPGQTLDIHGKINSDASRVEINLLHGAAQIDPGQAVLHVNLRFDEKKIVMNTYMDGVWGKEERESMPFKQGEKFDLKMRVLVDGMEIWCDDKKVHLYKHRMPFDQIEYLQIKGDCTLSGVHWGGKFYQVPWETGFPDGHLRASQRIMLHAIPKGDRWNLDLLGRGGDILFHFNPRFKDKQIVRNSYKGGIWNKEEREGPFPFEKERGFDLTIENEPYSMQIFVNNERIGTFQHRTENPTQDYIGMRIDGEIEVTNVEFV, from the exons GCTCATCCGACCGATGCACCGATCCCTGTACCTTACACTACAAAACTTGGCCAACCCCTGTTACCTGGACAAACTTTGGACATCCATGGAAAGATCAACAGTGATGCCAGCAG GGTCGAGATAAATCTGCTTCATGGTGCAGCACAGATTGATCCTGGACAAGCTGTACTTCATGTGAATCTTCGTTTTGACGAGAAAAAGATTGTCATGAATACATACATG GATGGAGTATGGGGGAAAGAGGAACGCGAGTCGATGCCCTTTAAACAAGGCGAGAAGTTTGATCTCAAGATGAG GGTGTTGGTTGATGGCATGGAAATTTGGTGTGATGATAAGAAGGTCCATCTGTACAAGCATCGAATGCCATTCGATCAAATCGAATATCTGCAGATCAAAGGCGACTGCACGCTGAGTGGTGTACATTGGGGTGGAAA ATTCTACCAGGTCCCATGGGAAACTGGTTTCCCTGACGGACATCTACGTGCAA gTCAACGTATCATGTTACACGCGATTCCAAAGGGGGATCGCTGGAATTTGGATTTGCTCGGAAGGGGCGGTGACATCTTGTTCCACTTTAATCCAAGATTCAAAGATAAGCAG ATCGTTCGAAACTCCTACAAAGGTGGTATCTGGAATAAAGAGGAACGTGAGGGTCCGTTCCCGTTCGAAAAAGAACGCGGTTTTGATCTCACCATCGAAAATGAACCTTACTCAATGCAG ATCTTCGTAAACAACGAGCGTATTGGCACATTCCAACATCGTACCGAAAATCCTACACAGGACTATATCGGGATGAGAATCGACGGTGAAATTGAAGTGACCAATGTCGAATTCGTCTGA